A segment of the Populus alba chromosome 9, ASM523922v2, whole genome shotgun sequence genome:
caaatcttaTAATCAATATTTACaaagatttattaaatttattgcaTACATCATAccgataatatttttaattaaaattatcttgaaaaaagataacttttatattatccattttattaaataaaaaatatctagtaagataattaaacaaaacattgTTAGCGGTTGTCTTTCCCACAATATGGATGATCTATTACGCCAATCTAGTGTTGTTTTGAACATTCTACGCTGACTTTGCTTGCATACTTCCAAGTCATCGTTCACATGACATGATTTTGCATAACGCCTATAAATACCGTTCGAGCTCTCATTGTTATTTCATCCATCACCTACGAAACTCATTTGctttatcaaaaaagaaaaaaaaaagtgtgcaAAATGATGTCAAGCAAGGTTTCTCTCGCTTTCTTTACTCTTCTAACCATAACATCCCTAATCCTTCCCTCTCGTGCCCAAGACAACCCACAAGATTACCTTGATGCTCATAATGCAGCTCGTGCAGCTGTAGGTGTTGGTCCACTAACCTGGGACACCACCGTGCAAGCCTATGCACAAAATTATGCTAACCAACGTGCCGGCGATTGCAACCTTGTCCATTCAGGTGGACCATATGGGGAGAACCTTGCATGGAGCAGCGCGGGCCTTTCAGGTACAGATGCTGTAAAAATGTGGGTTGATGAGAAGGCTTACTACGACTACAACTCCAACTCGTGTGCCGCTGGCCAGCAGTGTGGGCACTATACTCAGGTGGTTTGGCGTAACTCTGCTCGCGTAGGATGTGCTAAAGTGACGTGTAGCACCGGAGGAACCTTCATTGGGTGCAACTATGATCCACCCGGCAACTATGTTGGGCAAAAACCTTACTAAACCTTTCTGATTATGAAATCCGTGCTTCTATTACCTGGaatattagtgataaataagctgatttatataaattggcgttaattaatatatggtagaaaaatatttgctACATCTTGATGATATGCTGGGATACAGGAAGTTCACTGGTATACGTTTggatggtttttttataattatgttcaTCTAATTTTAATTACAGTCAGAATAATCACAACTTATGTGTTATAGCATCcactttcaattcaaattattattaagttAAACTAAAATTGGATGTTTGAGAAAGTGAAAATTAATCATGTAACTCATATGCATACTAGCAGATTACCCTCCGTTTtgttgcttttatatatatatatatatatatatatatatatatatattaaaaaccagttagggttcctaataaccagaatactaggtggcgactcccagttcATTTTAATGCTAagagacaaagaactccttgtctcaccatattttttACAATAGATAGATACATATCACACATTCATGAAAGGTTGGTGGTGGGCGACCGCATTacaccgcacacgtgcgacataaGAAATAATCTCACCTTTTTATGAACAAAAAAAGGCACTTCTAGAAAATGAACATGATAGTCCAATTAGTTGATTTGACCGTCTAATCACTGCCCCCGTgaaatattatcttgaaattaattagctTATGATGACcgcaattagtttttttatatatataattagggtATTCGGACTAATTTACGCGCATCATAACTAATTCTTGGATTTACTGAGTATCCTGCAAATCCAGTAAGCAAATAAGacaccgcggggatgacagacatgtacaaaaaaaattgaacctagatgtaaagaaaagaaacaagtcTCTCCCCCCACTAAACCACGACATCAAGTGCGTAATTAGTTCTTGTATCCTTTCTGGTGTTCAGGCCGGCCGACCAAAATTTGAGGACATTTTGCTGTGATGGTCTCAAACAAGTCTTCCCAACCCTATATATAGCATATCAGCATGTCCAACTTTTGTcatcaagaagaaaattatttcatatCCAGTGAGAAAACAAAGCGACATGAAATTAAATTGTCAAGAATTCACTAGCAATTGCTTTTCTCATTGCCTTAGCTGTAA
Coding sequences within it:
- the LOC118059060 gene encoding pathogenesis-related protein 1, whose protein sequence is MMSSKVSLAFFTLLTITSLILPSRAQDNPQDYLDAHNAARAAVGVGPLTWDTTVQAYAQNYANQRAGDCNLVHSGGPYGENLAWSSAGLSGTDAVKMWVDEKAYYDYNSNSCAAGQQCGHYTQVVWRNSARVGCAKVTCSTGGTFIGCNYDPPGNYVGQKPY